The Acropora muricata isolate sample 2 chromosome 5, ASM3666990v1, whole genome shotgun sequence genome includes a window with the following:
- the LOC136917715 gene encoding neuropeptide Y receptor type 2-like gives MQFDTNVSAFPLNESLKKAQGEAQFFMEPKALKIFRVFVYAVIIVLALVGNIAVCAISRRNPRLQTSTFFLLMNLAVSDIGSVLCLPFLLPELYVGNWMMGFAMCKLLKPSVVLFNFVTTNTLVAIACDRFRSVVFPFVARPSTSETRLILSLLWFIALLFSLPSYGAMKVIYYPQESHDLYCSEMFSSDKELDFSYRRIYTLTMYTLQVVLPVLVISALTLKITTTLKDIRLIPVSVRPTRSSSLNSTPSASPHSSLLNLNKLNMNSTSFMKRQAMEKKFLRMLMTVLLVFVLCYVPFQTMYLFYEFHPTLFTSPYMQTLSEFMYLIVWLPNVLNPVCYGFMNQHYKRAFKALIFHPRKFYRMLKLKRSFSQSVLSNALSKLSLSSKSKL, from the coding sequence ATGCAATTTGACACGAACGTTTCAGCATTTCCTCTGAATGAGTCGCTCAAGAAAGCACAAGGAGAAGCTCAGTTTTTCATGGAACCGAAAGCGCTTAAAATATTTCGCGTTTTCGTCTATGCAGTTATTATCGTTCTTGCACTTGTGGGCAATATAGCAGTTTGCGCAATTTCACGCCGTAACCCTCGCCTTCAAACGAGTACCTTCTTCTTGTTGATGAACTTAGCTGTGTCCGACATTGGATCAGTTCTGTGTCTTCCATTTCTTCTCCCAGAGCTCTACGTCGGGAACTGGATGATGGGTTTTGCCATGTGCAAACTTCTCAAACCGAGCGTTGTCTTATTTAACTTTGTCACCACAAACACGCTTGTAGCGATCGCTTGCGATCGATTTCGTTCCGTCGTGTTTCCGTTCGTAGCACGACCTTCAACATCGGAAACTCGCCTCATCCTCTCCTTACTGTGGTTCATCGCCTTGTTATTTTCCCTGCCTTCCTACGGAGCAATGAAGGTCATCTATTATCCCCAAGAGTCTCATGATCTTTACTGCTCAGAAATGTTCTCCAGCGACAAGGAATTGGATTTTTCATACCGCCGCATCTACACGTTAACAATGTACACTTTACAAGTGGTACTTCCTGTTCTCGTAATTTCTGCGCTGACTCTGAAGATCACTACGACGTTGAAGGACATCCGTCTTATTCCAGTATCTGTCAGGCCTACACGGTCTAGCTCTCTGAACTCCACACCCAGCGCGAGCCCGCATTCGTCGCTTTTAAATCTAAACAAGTTAAACATGAATTCTACCAGCTTCATGAAGAGGCAGGCGATGGAGAAAAAGTTTCTTCGAATGTTGATGACAGTGTTGCTTGTGTTTGTGTTGTGCTATGTACCGTTTCAAACTATGTACTTGTTTTATGAGTTTCACCCGACGCTGTTTACAAGCCCTTACATGCAGACTTTGTCTGAATTTATGTACTTGATTGTTTGGCTGCCAAACGTGCTGAACCCCGTTTGCTATGGCTTTATGAACCAGCACTACAAACGCGCTTTCAAAGCGCTTATTTTTCACCCACGAAAGTTTTATCGGATGCTGAAATTAAAGCGGAGTTTCTCGCAATCTGTTTTATCCAATGCGCTGAGTAAACTAAGTTTGTCTTCAAAGTCGAAACTATAA
- the LOC136917710 gene encoding RNA-binding protein 41-like has translation MVGGSVNGKPFKPDPTSYEQTGIPCGNPARYQSHGVIRMNRSDRKPFEDQRLGVPGTGTESEADQHLRGLVKNQLDTNITLQSQLSRKKSFQSSSTYAPFCPDKCGALSLKDYRSLQTHKQCVQVLKECGFNDEEIQFKLEQEGHLSKAPKRNRFGVNPVAEQEKLKDLETRIKKREEALAEPDLYSNVRVLSRHALEVEQSLQKGTPKASHLSHLVQQRQQDIPVNDPLLQTLLEQDRILSKSKVKPSTSTIEERNSETLFNENTSKTVGDKIKKCSALVDDHDGQSNASTTQSGSSDILADVRPIDEREIIDNRLTLEQIKEIPKFSNYQPGEANQVLFVKNLHHKATEADLASLFIRFQDRQGPRIIFRLMKGKMNGQAFVTMPDISSATAALNLVNGYIFKGKPIIIQYGRQRKGQPDQSDKPGGHSS, from the exons ATGGTTGGTGGATCAG TCAATGGGAAGCCCTTCAAGCCAGACCCGACGTCGTATGAACAGACGGGAATTCCTTG CGGAAATCCAGCCAGATACCAAAGTCATGGTGTGATCCGTATGAATAGGAGTGACAGAAAACCTTTTGAGGATCAGCGCCTTGGAGTTCCAGGGACTGGGACAGAATCTGAGGCTGATCAGCATCTGAGGGGCTTGGTAAAGAATCAGTTGGACACTAATATCACACTGCAAAG CCAGCTTTCCAGAAAGAAGTCTTTCCAGTCATCCTCCACTTATGCACCGTTTTGTCCAGATAAATGTGGTGCTCTTAGTTTGAAGGACTACCGATCTCTACAAACCCACAAACAGTGTGTGCAGGTTCTGAAGGAGTGCGGATTTAATGATGAGGAAATTCAGTTTAAACTAGAACAAGAAGGCCATCTTTCGAAG GCTCCTAAACGAAATCGATTCGGCGTCAACCCTGTAGCAGAGcaagagaaattgaaagacCTGGAAACAAGAATTAAAAAGCGCGAAGAAGCCCTTGCTGAACCTGATTTGTATTCCAATGTTCGAGTACTGAGCAGACATGCACTTGAGGTGGAGCAATCTCTACAGAAAGGAACACCAAAAGCAAGCCATCTGAGCCACTTGGTGCAACAAAGACAACAAG ATATTCCTGTTAACGATCCGCTGCTGCAAACATTGCTGGAACAAGACAGGATTTTGTCGAAATCCAAAGTTAAACCATCGACTTCCACAATCGAAGAGCGGAATTCAGAAACTCTCTTTAACGAGAATACCTCTAAAACTGTTGGTGACAAAATTAAAAAGTGTTCAGCGCTGGTAGATGATCACGATGGCCAGAGCAATGCATCCACTACACAGAGCGGATCCTCTGACATTCTCGCCGATGTTCGACCAATTGACGAAAGGGAAATCATCGACAATCGATTGACATTGGAGCAAATTAAAGAAATACCCAAGTTTTCTAATTATCAACCAGGAGAAGCTAACCAG GTCCTGTTTGTTAAGAACCTTCATCACAAGGCAACTGAAGCTGACCTAGCCTCTCTCTTCATAAGATTCCAGGATAGGCAGGGTCCTAGAATTATCTTCAGATTGATGAAAGGAAAAATGAATGGACAAGCGTTTGTCACTATGCCTG ACATTTCATCGGCAACAGCTGCGTTAAATCTTGTGAATGGCTACATATTTAAAGGCAAACCTATTATAATTCAATACGGACGACAAAGAAAAGGGCAACCTGATCAAAGCGACAAACCAGGGGGACACTCCTCTTAG
- the LOC136917707 gene encoding lysosome membrane protein 2-like isoform X2, whose protein sequence is MPSNQYCGCCSRRTVTIFFAISGSAFLILGLTLSVGRVFDKLIAENVDKEVALRDGTLGFEEWKKPSAPVYKQYFMFNLTNPEAVMEGAIPNVTQIGPYSYREFRTNEVLDWNQDQSIVTYMPNRTYIFDEATSCAGCDDQVDSFVTVNIPLLTVALKLKNMDLTNYTKCLGLVQFTADIYSVKLFQRKRVREFLWGYTDDMLDAIVNVKSDDCPSSAAKNVTPFVQIQKNNTYFGISAVHTGQDDISKVQQFTMWRHESHLNCWSDRFANTIKGTDGTQFAPRLTVDETLYTFSPEICRSISFTHESKLEVKKIKLHRFTVPPEVFKSGDIYPSNKGFCVEPGCLPSGLLNVSLCRPMNPPLVVSSPHFYQANKSLLKTVNGLHPTKSAHETFLDVEPLTGRVMRAAQRLQINVALESVNTLQQTTATRNKNPAQLIN, encoded by the exons ATGCCGTCCAACCAATATTGTGGTTGTTGTTCCCGAAGAACGGTAACAATCTTTTTCGCAATTTCTGGAAGTGCCTTCCTTATTCTTGGCTTGACGCTTAGCGTTGGCAGAGTTTTTGATAAATTGATCGCGGAAAACGTCGACAAG GAAGTGGCATTAAGAGATGGCACTCTGGGGTTTGAAGAATGGAAGAAACCATCTGCTCCTGTTTATAAGCAGTATTTTATGTTTAATTTAACAAATCCTGAAGCCGTGATGGAGGGAGCAATTCCAAATGTAACCCAGATAGGGCCGTATTCTTACAG AGAATTTCGAACCAATGAAGTGTTAGACTGGAACCAAGATCAGAGTATAGTGACTTATATGCCAAACAGAACGTACATTTTTGATGAAGCAACTTCGTGTGCTGGCTGTGATGACCAAGTGGACTCTTTTGTGACAGTCAATATCCCGCTTCTG ACCGTGGCgttaaagttgaaaaatatgGACCTGACAAATTACACAAAATGCTTAGGATTGGTTCAATTTACTGCGGACATCTATAGTGTCAAATTGTTCCAACGCAAGAGAGTCCGTGAATTTTTGTGGGGGTATACAGATGACATGCTCGATGCAATAGTCAATGTGAAGTCAGATGATTGTCCCAGCAGCGCGGCAAAAAACGTGACACCTTTCGTACAAATACAG AAAAACAATACCTATTTTGGAATTAGTGCTGTCCATACAGGACAAGACGACATTTCAAAAGTTCAACAGTTTACAATGTGGAGACATGAATC TCATCTGAATTGTTGGAGTGACCGATTTGCAAACACGATAAAAGGCACAG atgGAACTCAGTTCGCCCCAAGACTAACCGTCGATGAAACCTTATATACCTTTTCACCCGAAATTTGCAG atCGATCTCTTTCACGCATGAATCAAAACTGGAAGTCAAGAAAATTAAACTTCATCGTTTTACAGTACCTCCAGAGGTCTTCAAAAGTGGAGACATTTACCCGTCGAACAAAGGATTTTGCGTTGAGCCAGGTTGTTTGCCAAGTGGACTGCTTAATGTCAGCCTCTGCAGACCAATGA ACCCACCTCTCGTTGTTTCATCCCCTCATTTCTATCAAGCAAACAAATCTCTGCTAAAAACGGTCAACGGACTCCATCCAACGAAAAGCGCTCATGAAACGTTCCTGGACGTGGAACCG TTGACGGGACGTGTTATGCGAGCTGCCCAGAGGTTACAGATTAACGTGGCTTTGGAATCAGTGAACACTTTACA ACAAACGACTGCTACGCGGAACAAAAATCCTGCTCAACTGATAAATTGA
- the LOC136917452 gene encoding orexin receptor type 2-like, whose translation MESTLNATSSESPNSSESNISVNESPFFDEPEGVKIFRFFIYAVIIVLALVGNVSVCVISRRHRRLQTSTYCLVMNLAVSDIGSVLCLPFLLPELYVGNWMMGEAMCKLLKPSVVLFNFVTTNTLVAIGSDRFRAVVFPFVARPSTSETRLVVSLIWLVAFVFSLPSYGAMTITTFPDAPDSSFCVDVFSNDIETNKSYRRIYTITMYVVQALSPVFILSLLYLKITATLKHIRLIPLALRSTRSWSLGSTPNASPRSSVVNVNKLNMNASGFLKRQLMEKKFLRMLMTVLLVYVLCYLPFQTMYLVYEFHPKLFTGRYMQPLSEFLYLLVWLPNALNPVCYGCLNDYYKRAFKALIFQPRKFIQALKSRQSFSQSVVASTVKR comes from the coding sequence ATGGAATCTACACTAAACGCAACATCGAGTGAATCGCCAAACTCTTCCGAGTCTAACATCTCTGTGAATGAATCGCCGTTCTTCGACGAACCAGAAGGTGTCAAGATATTTCGCTTTTTCATCTATGCGGTTATTATCGTTCTTGCCCTGGTGGGTAATGTTTCAGTTTGTGTGATTTCTCGACGCCATCGTCGGCTCCAAACTAGTACCTACTGTTTAGTGATGAACTTAGCTGTGTCCGACATTGGATCAGTTCTATGTCTTCCATTTCTTCTCCCAGAACTGTACGTCGGTAACTGGATGATGGGGGAAGCCATGTGCAAACTTCTCAAACCAAGCGTTGTCTTATTTAACTTTGTGACAACAAACACGCTGGTGGCGATCGGCAGTGATCGTTTTCGCGCCGTCGTCTTTCCTTTCGTAGCACGCCCGTCGACGTCAGAAACACGCCTCGTCGTTTCACTGATATGGCTGGTTGCTTTTGTATTCTCCTTGCCTTCGTACGGCGCGATGACAATAACGACTTTCCCAGATGCCCCTGACAGCTCTTTTTGCGTGGATGTTTTCTCAAACGACATTGAAACAAACAAGTCCTACCGGCGAATTTACACGATCACAATGTACGTCGTCCAGGCTTTGTCTCCTGTGTTTATCTTATCTTTACTTTACCTCAAGATCACAGCCACGCTAAAACACATCCGTCTCATACCACTGGCGCTCAGGTCCACGCGGTCCTGGTCACTTGGCTCCACACCCAATGCGAGCCCGCGATCATCGGTCGTCAATGTTAACAAACTAAACATGAATGCGTCCGGTTTCTTAAAGCGGCAACTGATGGAGAAAAAGTTTCTAAGGATGTTGATGACTGTTCTTCTTGTTTACGTGTTGTGTTATCTGCCGTTTCAAACCATGTACTTGGTGTATGAGTTTCATCCAAAGCTGTTTACCGGTCGTTACATGCAGCCATTGTCTGAATTCCTGTACTTGCTTGTTTGGCTGCCAAACGCGTTGAATCCCGTTTGCTACGGTTGCTTGAACGATTACTACAAACGCGCTTTCAAAGCGTTGATTTTCCAGCCACGGAAGTTTATTCAGGCGTTGAAATCTCGGCAGAGTTTTTCACAGTCCGTTGTTGCGTCTACGGTGAAACGATGA
- the LOC136917707 gene encoding lysosome membrane protein 2-like isoform X1 encodes MPSNQYCGCCSRRTVTIFFAISGSAFLILGLTLSVGRVFDKLIAENVDKEVALRDGTLGFEEWKKPSAPVYKQYFMFNLTNPEAVMEGAIPNVTQIGPYSYREFRTNEVLDWNQDQSIVTYMPNRTYIFDEATSCAGCDDQVDSFVTVNIPLLTVALKLKNMDLTNYTKCLGLVQFTADIYSVKLFQRKRVREFLWGYTDDMLDAIVNVKSDDCPSSAAKNVTPFVQIQKNNTYFGISAVHTGQDDISKVQQFTMWRHESHLNCWSDRFANTIKGTDGTQFAPRLTVDETLYTFSPEICRSISFTHESKLEVKKIKLHRFTVPPEVFKSGDIYPSNKGFCVEPGCLPSGLLNVSLCRPMNPPLVVSSPHFYQANKSLLKTVNGLHPTKSAHETFLDVEPLTGRVMRAAQRLQINVALESVNTLQQTTGKFKSVFLPVMFVSETGEITDEKAKEFRSKVYEVTIIFEVVQYFLITLGVLCLLAAFVLLFVLTSSGERAGKNEKKPLLAQYKP; translated from the exons ATGCCGTCCAACCAATATTGTGGTTGTTGTTCCCGAAGAACGGTAACAATCTTTTTCGCAATTTCTGGAAGTGCCTTCCTTATTCTTGGCTTGACGCTTAGCGTTGGCAGAGTTTTTGATAAATTGATCGCGGAAAACGTCGACAAG GAAGTGGCATTAAGAGATGGCACTCTGGGGTTTGAAGAATGGAAGAAACCATCTGCTCCTGTTTATAAGCAGTATTTTATGTTTAATTTAACAAATCCTGAAGCCGTGATGGAGGGAGCAATTCCAAATGTAACCCAGATAGGGCCGTATTCTTACAG AGAATTTCGAACCAATGAAGTGTTAGACTGGAACCAAGATCAGAGTATAGTGACTTATATGCCAAACAGAACGTACATTTTTGATGAAGCAACTTCGTGTGCTGGCTGTGATGACCAAGTGGACTCTTTTGTGACAGTCAATATCCCGCTTCTG ACCGTGGCgttaaagttgaaaaatatgGACCTGACAAATTACACAAAATGCTTAGGATTGGTTCAATTTACTGCGGACATCTATAGTGTCAAATTGTTCCAACGCAAGAGAGTCCGTGAATTTTTGTGGGGGTATACAGATGACATGCTCGATGCAATAGTCAATGTGAAGTCAGATGATTGTCCCAGCAGCGCGGCAAAAAACGTGACACCTTTCGTACAAATACAG AAAAACAATACCTATTTTGGAATTAGTGCTGTCCATACAGGACAAGACGACATTTCAAAAGTTCAACAGTTTACAATGTGGAGACATGAATC TCATCTGAATTGTTGGAGTGACCGATTTGCAAACACGATAAAAGGCACAG atgGAACTCAGTTCGCCCCAAGACTAACCGTCGATGAAACCTTATATACCTTTTCACCCGAAATTTGCAG atCGATCTCTTTCACGCATGAATCAAAACTGGAAGTCAAGAAAATTAAACTTCATCGTTTTACAGTACCTCCAGAGGTCTTCAAAAGTGGAGACATTTACCCGTCGAACAAAGGATTTTGCGTTGAGCCAGGTTGTTTGCCAAGTGGACTGCTTAATGTCAGCCTCTGCAGACCAATGA ACCCACCTCTCGTTGTTTCATCCCCTCATTTCTATCAAGCAAACAAATCTCTGCTAAAAACGGTCAACGGACTCCATCCAACGAAAAGCGCTCATGAAACGTTCCTGGACGTGGAACCG TTGACGGGACGTGTTATGCGAGCTGCCCAGAGGTTACAGATTAACGTGGCTTTGGAATCAGTGAACACTTTACA ACAAACGACTGGGAAATTTAAATCTGTCTTCCTTCCTGTCATGTTTGTCAGCGAG ACGGGTGAAATTACCGACGAGAAAGCGAAGGAGTTCCGAAGCAAAGTTTACGAAGTCACAATTATATTTGAAGTAGTCCAGTATTTCCTCATTACACTTGGAGTTCTTTGCCTGTTGGCGGCTTTTGTGCTACTCTTCGTACTGACATCGAGTGGGGAG AGAGCTGGCAAAAATGAGAAGAAACCACTGCTGGCGCAATACAAACCTTAG